In Neofelis nebulosa isolate mNeoNeb1 chromosome 7, mNeoNeb1.pri, whole genome shotgun sequence, the following proteins share a genomic window:
- the PLA2G4E gene encoding cytosolic phospholipase A2 epsilon isoform X3, whose protein sequence is MTLQSSEGCPGLGTDVFAPQELQGAEESRSERNVSEFEYTQDLETPSLPPLLPTALGGSQGGVSPCHLLTVKVIQMKNVRQADMVSQTDCFVSLWLPTASRERLRTRTISNCPNPEWNETFSFQIQSQVKNVLELSICDEDTVTPNDHLLTVLYDLTKLCFRKKTHVKFPLNPEGMEELEVEFLLEESPFPPETLVTNGVLVSRQVSCLEVHAECRRQKKSRKMKDLLVTVKESFEHTQRVSHCQEPCCLNLACFHYPKYFQPRMHVEVPKSQWRCGTCCCCARKNSPVCQPLDCLPDGQAVTLPVGENCELHVKSTPCPQTLDVRLGFSLCQAELEFLQKRKVVVAEALKQVLQLEEDLHTDEVPLIAIMATGGGARSMTAMYGHLLGLQKLNILNCASYITGLSGATWTMATLYRDPDWSSKNLEPAIFEARRHVVKDKMPALFPDQLCKFQEELRQRSQEGYKVTFTDFWGLLIEACLGDERNECKLSDQRAALSQGQNPLPIYLTINVKDDVSNQDFREWCEFSPYEVGLQKYGAFIPTELFGSEFFMGRLMKRIPESRMCYMLGLWSSIFSLNLLDAWNLSHTSEEFFHRWTRDKVHDIEDEPLLPEIPKCDANILDTAVVIPGSWLSNTFRSILTHRSFVSEFHNFLLGLQLHNDYLQNSQFSMWRDTVLDTFPNQLTGSVNHLCLLDTAFFVNSSYPPLLRPERKVDLIIHLNYCAGSQTKPMKQTCEYCSVQNIPFPKYEVQEGDENLKECYLIENSQEPDAPIVIFFPLINDTFQKYKAPGET, encoded by the exons GGTGGGGTCTCTCCATGCCACCTGCTGACAGTGAAGGTCATCCAGATGAAAAATGTCCGGCAGGCTGATATGG TGAGCCAGACAGACTGCTTTGTGAGCCTTTGGCTGCCCACCGCTTCTCGTGAAAGGCTGAGGACTAGGACCATCTCCAACTGCCCAAACCCAGAGTGGAATGAAACCTTCAGCTTCCAGATCCAGAGCCAAGTGAAG AACGTGCTGGAGCTGAGCATCTGTGATGAAGACACAGTGACACCAAATGACCACCTGTTGACAGTCCTCTATGACCTCACCAAGCTCTGCTTCCGAAAGAAAACCCATGTGAAGTTCCCACTCAACCCAGAG GGCATGGAGGAGCTGGAGGTAGAGTtcctgctggaggagag tcCCTTTCCACCTGAGACCCTCGTCACCAACGGCGTGCTGGTG TCTCGACAAGTCTCCTGCTTAGAGGTTCATGCAGAATGCAGGAGGcagaagaagagcaggaaaa TGAAGGACCTCCTGGTGACAGTAAAGGAGTCCTTCGAGCACACCCAGCGCGTCTCGCACTGCCAGGAGCCCTGCTGCCTGAACCTGGCCTGCTTCCACTACCCCAAGTACTTCCAGCCCCGGATGCACGTGGAAGTGCCCAAGAGCCAGTGGAGATGTGGG ACCTGCTGCTGCTGTGCGCGCAAGAACAGCCCTGTCTGCCAGCCCCTCGATTGCCTTCCTGACGGCCAGGCGGTGACCCTGCCGGTG GGTGAGAATTGTGAGTTACACGTGAAGTCTACACCCTG CCCCCAGACGCTTGACGTGCGGCTGGGCTTCAGCCTATGCCAGGCAGAGCTGGAGTTTCTGCAGAAGCGGAAGGTGGTGGTGGCCGAGGCACTGAAACAGGTGTTGCAGCTGGAGGAGGACCTGCATACAGACGAG GTACCATTGATAGCCATCATGGCCACTGGGGGTGGAGCAAGATCCATGACCGCCATGTACGGCCACCTGCTGGGGCTGCAGAAGCTGAACATCCTGAACTGTGCCAGCTACATCACTGGCCTGTCAGGGGCCACCTG GACCATGGCTACCTTGTACCGTGATCCTGACTGGTCCTCCAAAAACCTGGAGCCGGCCATATTTGAGGCACGGAGGCATGTGGTCAAGGACAAGATGCCTGCCCTATTCCCAGACCAGCTCTGCAAATTCCAGGAGGAGCTTCGGCAGCGCAGTCAGGAAGGCTACAAGGTCACCTTTACAGATTTCTGGGGCCTTCTGATTGAGGCCTGTCTGGGGGATGAG aGAAATGAATGCAAACTGTCAGATCAGCGTGCTGCTTTATCCCAGGGCCAGAACCCCCTGCCCATCTACCTCACCATCAATGTCAAGGATGATGTAAGCAACCAGGATTTCAGAG AGTGGTGCGAGTTCTCCCCCTACGAAGTGGGCCTGCAGAAGTACGGCGCCTTCATCCCCACTGAGCTCTTCGGATCCGAGTTCTTCATGGGGCGGCTGATGAAAAGGATCCCAGAGTCAAGGATGTGCTACATGCTAG GTTTGTGGAGCAGCATCTTCTCTCTGAACTTGCTCGATGCCTGGAATCTGTCCCATACCTCAGAGGAGTTTTTCCACAGGTGGACGAGGGATAAAGTGCACGACATCG aAGATGAGCCACTCCTGCCTGAAATCCCCAAATGTGATGCCAACATCTTGGACACCGCAGtggtgatcccagggtcctggttGTCCAACACTTTCCGCAGCATCCTCACCCATAGGTCCTTCGTGTCTGAGTTCCACAACTTCCTGTTGGGGCTGCAGCTGCACAACGACTACCTCCAGAACAGTCAGTTCTCCATGTGGAGAG ACACGGTGCTAGATACTTTCCCGAACCAGCTGACAGGGTCCGTGAACCACTTGTGCCTGTTGGACACTGCATTCTTTGTCAATTCCAGCTACCCGCCCCTCCTTAGGCCTGAGAGAAAAGTCGACCTCATCATCCACCTCAATTACTGTGCTGGGTCCCAGACAAAG CCCATGAAACAAACCTGTGAGTACTGCTCTGTGCAGAATATCCCCTTCCCCAAATACGAAGTGCAAGAGGGGGACGAAAATCTCAAAGAGTGCTACCTGATAGAGAACTCCCAAGAACCTGATGCTCCCATCGTGATTTTCTTCCCACTCATCAATGACACCTTCCAGAAGTACAAGGCCCCAG
- the PLA2G4E gene encoding cytosolic phospholipase A2 epsilon isoform X1: MTLQSSEGCPGLGTDVFAPQELQGAEESRSERNVSEFEYTQDLETPSLPPLLPTALGGSQGGVSPCHLLTVKVIQMKNVRQADMVSQTDCFVSLWLPTASRERLRTRTISNCPNPEWNETFSFQIQSQVKNVLELSICDEDTVTPNDHLLTVLYDLTKLCFRKKTHVKFPLNPEGMEELEVEFLLEESPFPPETLVTNGVLVSRQVSCLEVHAECRRQKKSRKMKDLLVTVKESFEHTQRVSHCQEPCCLNLACFHYPKYFQPRMHVEVPKSQWRCGTCCCCARKNSPVCQPLDCLPDGQAVTLPVGENCELHVKSTPCPQTLDVRLGFSLCQAELEFLQKRKVVVAEALKQVLQLEEDLHTDEVPLIAIMATGGGARSMTAMYGHLLGLQKLNILNCASYITGLSGATWTMATLYRDPDWSSKNLEPAIFEARRHVVKDKMPALFPDQLCKFQEELRQRSQEGYKVTFTDFWGLLIEACLGDERNECKLSDQRAALSQGQNPLPIYLTINVKDDVSNQDFREWCEFSPYEVGLQKYGAFIPTELFGSEFFMGRLMKRIPESRMCYMLGLWSSIFSLNLLDAWNLSHTSEEFFHRWTRDKVHDIEDEPLLPEIPKCDANILDTAVVIPGSWLSNTFRSILTHRSFVSEFHNFLLGLQLHNDYLQNSQFSMWRDTVLDTFPNQLTGSVNHLCLLDTAFFVNSSYPPLLRPERKVDLIIHLNYCAGSQTKPMKQTCEYCSVQNIPFPKYEVQEGDENLKECYLIENSQEPDAPIVIFFPLINDTFQKYKAPGVERSPEELEQGHVDIYGPKTPYATKELTYTEAAFDKLVKLSEYNILNNKDKLFQALRLAVEKKKHLKSQCPS, from the exons GGTGGGGTCTCTCCATGCCACCTGCTGACAGTGAAGGTCATCCAGATGAAAAATGTCCGGCAGGCTGATATGG TGAGCCAGACAGACTGCTTTGTGAGCCTTTGGCTGCCCACCGCTTCTCGTGAAAGGCTGAGGACTAGGACCATCTCCAACTGCCCAAACCCAGAGTGGAATGAAACCTTCAGCTTCCAGATCCAGAGCCAAGTGAAG AACGTGCTGGAGCTGAGCATCTGTGATGAAGACACAGTGACACCAAATGACCACCTGTTGACAGTCCTCTATGACCTCACCAAGCTCTGCTTCCGAAAGAAAACCCATGTGAAGTTCCCACTCAACCCAGAG GGCATGGAGGAGCTGGAGGTAGAGTtcctgctggaggagag tcCCTTTCCACCTGAGACCCTCGTCACCAACGGCGTGCTGGTG TCTCGACAAGTCTCCTGCTTAGAGGTTCATGCAGAATGCAGGAGGcagaagaagagcaggaaaa TGAAGGACCTCCTGGTGACAGTAAAGGAGTCCTTCGAGCACACCCAGCGCGTCTCGCACTGCCAGGAGCCCTGCTGCCTGAACCTGGCCTGCTTCCACTACCCCAAGTACTTCCAGCCCCGGATGCACGTGGAAGTGCCCAAGAGCCAGTGGAGATGTGGG ACCTGCTGCTGCTGTGCGCGCAAGAACAGCCCTGTCTGCCAGCCCCTCGATTGCCTTCCTGACGGCCAGGCGGTGACCCTGCCGGTG GGTGAGAATTGTGAGTTACACGTGAAGTCTACACCCTG CCCCCAGACGCTTGACGTGCGGCTGGGCTTCAGCCTATGCCAGGCAGAGCTGGAGTTTCTGCAGAAGCGGAAGGTGGTGGTGGCCGAGGCACTGAAACAGGTGTTGCAGCTGGAGGAGGACCTGCATACAGACGAG GTACCATTGATAGCCATCATGGCCACTGGGGGTGGAGCAAGATCCATGACCGCCATGTACGGCCACCTGCTGGGGCTGCAGAAGCTGAACATCCTGAACTGTGCCAGCTACATCACTGGCCTGTCAGGGGCCACCTG GACCATGGCTACCTTGTACCGTGATCCTGACTGGTCCTCCAAAAACCTGGAGCCGGCCATATTTGAGGCACGGAGGCATGTGGTCAAGGACAAGATGCCTGCCCTATTCCCAGACCAGCTCTGCAAATTCCAGGAGGAGCTTCGGCAGCGCAGTCAGGAAGGCTACAAGGTCACCTTTACAGATTTCTGGGGCCTTCTGATTGAGGCCTGTCTGGGGGATGAG aGAAATGAATGCAAACTGTCAGATCAGCGTGCTGCTTTATCCCAGGGCCAGAACCCCCTGCCCATCTACCTCACCATCAATGTCAAGGATGATGTAAGCAACCAGGATTTCAGAG AGTGGTGCGAGTTCTCCCCCTACGAAGTGGGCCTGCAGAAGTACGGCGCCTTCATCCCCACTGAGCTCTTCGGATCCGAGTTCTTCATGGGGCGGCTGATGAAAAGGATCCCAGAGTCAAGGATGTGCTACATGCTAG GTTTGTGGAGCAGCATCTTCTCTCTGAACTTGCTCGATGCCTGGAATCTGTCCCATACCTCAGAGGAGTTTTTCCACAGGTGGACGAGGGATAAAGTGCACGACATCG aAGATGAGCCACTCCTGCCTGAAATCCCCAAATGTGATGCCAACATCTTGGACACCGCAGtggtgatcccagggtcctggttGTCCAACACTTTCCGCAGCATCCTCACCCATAGGTCCTTCGTGTCTGAGTTCCACAACTTCCTGTTGGGGCTGCAGCTGCACAACGACTACCTCCAGAACAGTCAGTTCTCCATGTGGAGAG ACACGGTGCTAGATACTTTCCCGAACCAGCTGACAGGGTCCGTGAACCACTTGTGCCTGTTGGACACTGCATTCTTTGTCAATTCCAGCTACCCGCCCCTCCTTAGGCCTGAGAGAAAAGTCGACCTCATCATCCACCTCAATTACTGTGCTGGGTCCCAGACAAAG CCCATGAAACAAACCTGTGAGTACTGCTCTGTGCAGAATATCCCCTTCCCCAAATACGAAGTGCAAGAGGGGGACGAAAATCTCAAAGAGTGCTACCTGATAGAGAACTCCCAAGAACCTGATGCTCCCATCGTGATTTTCTTCCCACTCATCAATGACACCTTCCAGAAGTACAAGGCCCCAG GTGTGGAGAGGAGCCCCGAGGAGCTGGAGCAGGGCCACGTTGACATTTATGGCCCCAAAACTCCGTATGCTACGAAGGAGCTGACATACACAGAGGCCGCCTTTGACAAGCTGGTGAAGCTCTCTGAGTACAACATCCTGAATAACAAAGACAAGCTCTTTCAGGCCTTGAGACTGGCGGTGGAGAAGAAGAAACACCTGAAGAGCCAGTGTCCCTCCTAA
- the PLA2G4E gene encoding cytosolic phospholipase A2 epsilon isoform X2 — protein sequence MLQRQMPAWLSHYLPDLDQAEDGKPSSPRALEGGVSPCHLLTVKVIQMKNVRQADMVSQTDCFVSLWLPTASRERLRTRTISNCPNPEWNETFSFQIQSQVKNVLELSICDEDTVTPNDHLLTVLYDLTKLCFRKKTHVKFPLNPEGMEELEVEFLLEESPFPPETLVTNGVLVSRQVSCLEVHAECRRQKKSRKMKDLLVTVKESFEHTQRVSHCQEPCCLNLACFHYPKYFQPRMHVEVPKSQWRCGTCCCCARKNSPVCQPLDCLPDGQAVTLPVGENCELHVKSTPCPQTLDVRLGFSLCQAELEFLQKRKVVVAEALKQVLQLEEDLHTDEVPLIAIMATGGGARSMTAMYGHLLGLQKLNILNCASYITGLSGATWTMATLYRDPDWSSKNLEPAIFEARRHVVKDKMPALFPDQLCKFQEELRQRSQEGYKVTFTDFWGLLIEACLGDERNECKLSDQRAALSQGQNPLPIYLTINVKDDVSNQDFREWCEFSPYEVGLQKYGAFIPTELFGSEFFMGRLMKRIPESRMCYMLGLWSSIFSLNLLDAWNLSHTSEEFFHRWTRDKVHDIEDEPLLPEIPKCDANILDTAVVIPGSWLSNTFRSILTHRSFVSEFHNFLLGLQLHNDYLQNSQFSMWRDTVLDTFPNQLTGSVNHLCLLDTAFFVNSSYPPLLRPERKVDLIIHLNYCAGSQTKPMKQTCEYCSVQNIPFPKYEVQEGDENLKECYLIENSQEPDAPIVIFFPLINDTFQKYKAPGVERSPEELEQGHVDIYGPKTPYATKELTYTEAAFDKLVKLSEYNILNNKDKLFQALRLAVEKKKHLKSQCPS from the exons GGTGGGGTCTCTCCATGCCACCTGCTGACAGTGAAGGTCATCCAGATGAAAAATGTCCGGCAGGCTGATATGG TGAGCCAGACAGACTGCTTTGTGAGCCTTTGGCTGCCCACCGCTTCTCGTGAAAGGCTGAGGACTAGGACCATCTCCAACTGCCCAAACCCAGAGTGGAATGAAACCTTCAGCTTCCAGATCCAGAGCCAAGTGAAG AACGTGCTGGAGCTGAGCATCTGTGATGAAGACACAGTGACACCAAATGACCACCTGTTGACAGTCCTCTATGACCTCACCAAGCTCTGCTTCCGAAAGAAAACCCATGTGAAGTTCCCACTCAACCCAGAG GGCATGGAGGAGCTGGAGGTAGAGTtcctgctggaggagag tcCCTTTCCACCTGAGACCCTCGTCACCAACGGCGTGCTGGTG TCTCGACAAGTCTCCTGCTTAGAGGTTCATGCAGAATGCAGGAGGcagaagaagagcaggaaaa TGAAGGACCTCCTGGTGACAGTAAAGGAGTCCTTCGAGCACACCCAGCGCGTCTCGCACTGCCAGGAGCCCTGCTGCCTGAACCTGGCCTGCTTCCACTACCCCAAGTACTTCCAGCCCCGGATGCACGTGGAAGTGCCCAAGAGCCAGTGGAGATGTGGG ACCTGCTGCTGCTGTGCGCGCAAGAACAGCCCTGTCTGCCAGCCCCTCGATTGCCTTCCTGACGGCCAGGCGGTGACCCTGCCGGTG GGTGAGAATTGTGAGTTACACGTGAAGTCTACACCCTG CCCCCAGACGCTTGACGTGCGGCTGGGCTTCAGCCTATGCCAGGCAGAGCTGGAGTTTCTGCAGAAGCGGAAGGTGGTGGTGGCCGAGGCACTGAAACAGGTGTTGCAGCTGGAGGAGGACCTGCATACAGACGAG GTACCATTGATAGCCATCATGGCCACTGGGGGTGGAGCAAGATCCATGACCGCCATGTACGGCCACCTGCTGGGGCTGCAGAAGCTGAACATCCTGAACTGTGCCAGCTACATCACTGGCCTGTCAGGGGCCACCTG GACCATGGCTACCTTGTACCGTGATCCTGACTGGTCCTCCAAAAACCTGGAGCCGGCCATATTTGAGGCACGGAGGCATGTGGTCAAGGACAAGATGCCTGCCCTATTCCCAGACCAGCTCTGCAAATTCCAGGAGGAGCTTCGGCAGCGCAGTCAGGAAGGCTACAAGGTCACCTTTACAGATTTCTGGGGCCTTCTGATTGAGGCCTGTCTGGGGGATGAG aGAAATGAATGCAAACTGTCAGATCAGCGTGCTGCTTTATCCCAGGGCCAGAACCCCCTGCCCATCTACCTCACCATCAATGTCAAGGATGATGTAAGCAACCAGGATTTCAGAG AGTGGTGCGAGTTCTCCCCCTACGAAGTGGGCCTGCAGAAGTACGGCGCCTTCATCCCCACTGAGCTCTTCGGATCCGAGTTCTTCATGGGGCGGCTGATGAAAAGGATCCCAGAGTCAAGGATGTGCTACATGCTAG GTTTGTGGAGCAGCATCTTCTCTCTGAACTTGCTCGATGCCTGGAATCTGTCCCATACCTCAGAGGAGTTTTTCCACAGGTGGACGAGGGATAAAGTGCACGACATCG aAGATGAGCCACTCCTGCCTGAAATCCCCAAATGTGATGCCAACATCTTGGACACCGCAGtggtgatcccagggtcctggttGTCCAACACTTTCCGCAGCATCCTCACCCATAGGTCCTTCGTGTCTGAGTTCCACAACTTCCTGTTGGGGCTGCAGCTGCACAACGACTACCTCCAGAACAGTCAGTTCTCCATGTGGAGAG ACACGGTGCTAGATACTTTCCCGAACCAGCTGACAGGGTCCGTGAACCACTTGTGCCTGTTGGACACTGCATTCTTTGTCAATTCCAGCTACCCGCCCCTCCTTAGGCCTGAGAGAAAAGTCGACCTCATCATCCACCTCAATTACTGTGCTGGGTCCCAGACAAAG CCCATGAAACAAACCTGTGAGTACTGCTCTGTGCAGAATATCCCCTTCCCCAAATACGAAGTGCAAGAGGGGGACGAAAATCTCAAAGAGTGCTACCTGATAGAGAACTCCCAAGAACCTGATGCTCCCATCGTGATTTTCTTCCCACTCATCAATGACACCTTCCAGAAGTACAAGGCCCCAG GTGTGGAGAGGAGCCCCGAGGAGCTGGAGCAGGGCCACGTTGACATTTATGGCCCCAAAACTCCGTATGCTACGAAGGAGCTGACATACACAGAGGCCGCCTTTGACAAGCTGGTGAAGCTCTCTGAGTACAACATCCTGAATAACAAAGACAAGCTCTTTCAGGCCTTGAGACTGGCGGTGGAGAAGAAGAAACACCTGAAGAGCCAGTGTCCCTCCTAA